A window of the Halodesulfovibrio sp. MK-HDV genome harbors these coding sequences:
- the mutM gene encoding bifunctional DNA-formamidopyrimidine glycosylase/DNA-(apurinic or apyrimidinic site) lyase, giving the protein MPELPEVETIAAGLWPMLAEQTIEEVTILNDSSVEGRRDALEGLITGREITHVHRRGKLLLMDLSIPQIYEDELPVPRSEYPLQLAFHLKMSGRLFVYPPNTPPARHTRIIFDLSNGNRLFFDDMRKFGFCRALAPCDYLNWQFWQQLGPEPLVIKTDAFVALFQSRRTRIKAALLDQKVIAGIGNIYADESLFRAGIRPDTPSNEIPKKKLGLLHVKLKEVLKQAIRECGSSIRDYRDAHGDAGSFQNNFLVYGRTGQDCRVCGEPLKTEKVAGRTTVFCETCQK; this is encoded by the coding sequence ATGCCAGAATTACCAGAAGTTGAAACCATTGCTGCAGGTCTATGGCCGATGCTGGCAGAGCAGACCATAGAAGAAGTCACCATCCTTAACGACAGCAGTGTAGAAGGAAGGCGCGATGCGCTGGAAGGTCTTATCACTGGGCGTGAGATCACGCACGTGCACAGGCGGGGCAAGCTGTTGCTTATGGATCTTTCAATTCCGCAAATTTATGAAGACGAACTTCCCGTCCCGCGCTCGGAATATCCTCTACAACTTGCTTTTCATCTAAAAATGTCCGGCAGGTTGTTTGTCTATCCGCCAAATACTCCGCCAGCACGGCATACTCGAATAATTTTTGATTTGAGCAACGGCAACCGTTTGTTCTTCGACGACATGCGCAAATTCGGTTTTTGCCGTGCTCTAGCTCCATGTGATTACCTGAATTGGCAGTTCTGGCAGCAGCTAGGTCCAGAGCCGCTCGTCATTAAGACTGACGCCTTCGTAGCTCTGTTTCAGTCACGCAGAACCCGCATAAAAGCAGCCTTACTCGACCAAAAAGTAATCGCTGGAATTGGCAACATATACGCAGATGAGTCACTTTTTCGAGCAGGCATTCGCCCCGATACGCCTTCGAATGAGATTCCAAAGAAAAAGCTCGGGCTGTTGCATGTAAAGCTCAAGGAAGTGCTCAAACAAGCCATCCGTGAGTGTGGTTCATCCATCCGTGATTACCGCGATGCGCACGGTGATGCTGGATCGTTCCAGAATAATTTCCTCGTCTACGGGCGCACAGGGCAGGATTGCCGCGTTTGCGGTGAGCCGCTCAAGACCGAAAAAGTTGCTGGGCGCACAACTGTCTTCTGCGAAACTTGTCAGAAGTAG
- a CDS encoding HAD family hydrolase — MLKVAIPGFAPMEFDHLVLDFNGTIAFDGNIIDGVEPAIAMLSQLLTVHIVSADTNQNVVREVAHLPVTTRVVNSAYQQQEKLEYIEKLGPETVCAIGNGNVDTDMLKRAELGIAILGPEGLSPKALAVADVLMPDIVNALESLVNSSRLKATLRN, encoded by the coding sequence ATGCTGAAAGTTGCAATCCCCGGTTTTGCACCGATGGAATTTGATCATCTTGTTTTAGATTTTAACGGCACCATTGCCTTTGACGGCAATATTATTGACGGTGTCGAACCTGCAATCGCAATGCTTTCTCAGCTTCTTACAGTACATATCGTTTCCGCTGATACGAACCAGAATGTCGTACGCGAAGTAGCGCACCTCCCCGTAACAACACGCGTTGTAAACAGTGCCTACCAGCAACAGGAAAAATTGGAATATATTGAAAAACTCGGTCCAGAAACCGTATGTGCCATTGGCAATGGTAATGTCGACACCGACATGCTGAAAAGGGCTGAACTCGGCATAGCCATTTTAGGACCTGAAGGGCTCAGCCCCAAAGCATTAGCTGTAGCAGATGTACTCATGCCTGATATCGTCAACGCTCTTGAGTCTCTTGTAAACTCATCGCGACTCAAAGCTACACTACGCAACTAA
- a CDS encoding phenylacetate--CoA ligase family protein: MTRKDRTEGIYSRREVLDESERRQFYLIQLKDLLTYAYRYSEDVKKRFDRAQFQVEKFKTLSDLKHIPILKKKELIFLQSMGPRLGGLLTKDLGELKRVFLSPGPIFDPEDRTDDYWGYTEGFYSAGFRPGDVAQITFNYHLAPAGLMFEEPLRNLGCATVPAGPGNAATQLEIMQKLRVSGYVGTPSYLMHLAQKAEEKGLNLRKDLYLEVAFVTGERISEKMRASLEKKFDLIMRQGYGTADVGCIGYECYHKTGLHIANRTFVEICHPDTGIPLKDGEVGEIVVTAFNKTYPLIRLATGDLGYIDRSPCPCGRTSPRLGSIVGRVDTTARIKGMFVYPHQVEQVMSRFEEIKRWQIEVTNPGGIDEMTLYVEASNFKRGDELLHQFREKIKLRPELKVLTPGSLPPQIRPIEDKRIWD; encoded by the coding sequence ATGACCCGTAAAGACCGTACAGAAGGCATATATAGCCGACGTGAAGTGCTCGACGAAAGCGAACGTCGTCAGTTTTACCTTATCCAGCTTAAAGACCTTCTTACTTACGCATACCGCTACTCAGAAGATGTCAAAAAGCGTTTTGACCGTGCCCAGTTTCAGGTAGAAAAGTTTAAAACTCTTTCTGACCTTAAACACATTCCTATCCTTAAGAAGAAAGAACTTATCTTCTTACAGTCCATGGGCCCGCGTCTTGGTGGTCTTCTTACTAAAGACCTTGGTGAATTGAAGCGTGTATTCCTTTCTCCTGGACCAATTTTTGACCCTGAAGATCGCACAGACGATTACTGGGGTTACACCGAAGGTTTCTACTCTGCTGGTTTCCGTCCAGGCGACGTAGCGCAGATTACTTTCAACTACCATCTTGCGCCTGCTGGTCTCATGTTTGAAGAGCCACTGCGTAATCTTGGTTGTGCAACAGTTCCTGCTGGTCCCGGCAATGCTGCGACTCAGTTGGAAATCATGCAAAAATTACGTGTAAGCGGGTATGTTGGAACTCCAAGCTACCTGATGCACCTTGCCCAGAAAGCAGAAGAAAAAGGTTTGAACCTGCGTAAAGATCTCTACCTCGAAGTTGCTTTTGTAACTGGCGAGCGTATCTCTGAGAAAATGCGTGCTTCCCTTGAGAAGAAGTTCGACCTCATCATGCGTCAGGGCTACGGCACCGCAGACGTTGGTTGTATTGGTTACGAATGTTACCACAAAACCGGCCTGCACATTGCCAACAGAACTTTTGTTGAAATCTGTCATCCTGACACTGGTATTCCTCTTAAAGACGGCGAAGTTGGTGAAATTGTTGTTACCGCATTCAACAAAACCTACCCGCTTATTCGTCTTGCTACCGGTGATCTCGGTTACATCGACAGATCTCCTTGCCCATGTGGTCGTACCTCTCCGCGTCTCGGCTCCATTGTTGGCCGCGTAGATACCACCGCTCGTATTAAAGGTATGTTCGTTTATCCACATCAGGTTGAACAGGTTATGTCACGCTTTGAGGAAATCAAGCGCTGGCAGATCGAAGTTACCAACCCGGGTGGCATTGACGAAATGACCCTGTACGTTGAAGCAAGTAACTTCAAACGTGGGGATGAACTGCTGCACCAGTTCCGTGAAAAAATTAAACTTCGTCCGGAGCTCAAGGTGCTTACTCCTGGCTCACTGCCTCCGCAGATTCGTCCTATCGAGGACAAAAGGATATGGGATTAG
- a CDS encoding tRNA (adenine-N1)-methyltransferase yields the protein MIKQGELVLLVGARGKRVMRRVELGNDIHGNDGILKMEDIMAAGYGSVVLSHKGKPFRVQRPSLHDLVKGVKRQTQVIYPKDIGYICMKLGVGNGSKIIEAGSGSGSLTLAMSWFAGEKGEIHTHEAREEFMNLARRNLDWAGVGKNVTLYNHNIENGFLVDDADALFLDVRDPWDYVRFIPGAVKPGAMIGFLVPTVDQVSSLLTELEKGPFDEVEVSELLVRNWKAVPDRLRPSDRMVAHTGFLIFARHQEGLDALEGHKYVGTRERKQEAARKERLAAAQEESAE from the coding sequence ATGATTAAGCAAGGCGAATTGGTTCTGCTTGTCGGCGCGCGCGGAAAACGCGTTATGCGTCGTGTAGAACTTGGTAATGATATACATGGCAATGACGGCATTCTTAAAATGGAAGACATCATGGCTGCCGGTTACGGTAGCGTTGTTCTTTCTCATAAAGGAAAGCCATTCCGTGTGCAACGCCCTTCGTTGCATGATCTTGTGAAAGGCGTCAAGCGTCAGACACAGGTTATCTATCCAAAAGATATCGGCTACATCTGCATGAAGCTTGGTGTGGGTAACGGTTCTAAAATCATCGAAGCTGGTTCCGGCTCCGGTAGCCTTACTCTCGCTATGAGTTGGTTTGCAGGCGAAAAGGGTGAAATTCACACCCACGAAGCCCGTGAAGAATTTATGAACCTTGCTCGTCGTAACCTTGACTGGGCAGGCGTTGGTAAAAACGTAACCTTATACAACCACAACATCGAAAACGGCTTCCTCGTTGATGATGCCGATGCACTTTTCCTCGATGTTCGTGACCCTTGGGATTACGTAAGATTTATTCCAGGTGCGGTTAAGCCCGGCGCAATGATCGGCTTCCTCGTTCCTACAGTAGATCAGGTTTCCAGCCTTCTTACAGAACTGGAAAAAGGTCCATTTGACGAAGTTGAAGTTTCCGAACTTCTCGTTCGTAACTGGAAAGCAGTACCGGACCGTCTGCGTCCAAGTGACCGTATGGTAGCTCACACAGGCTTCCTTATCTTTGCTCGTCATCAGGAAGGCCTTGATGCACTCGAAGGTCACAAATACGTTGGCACACGCGAACGTAAACAGGAAGCAGCACGTAAAGAACGTCTTGCTGCTGCTCAGGAAGAATCAGCAGAATAG
- a CDS encoding ChaN family lipoprotein: MGLAHRILFSVVVIMGGCALAQPPLSRAAPAPIVSKATNTKLVVTPQASPQLAEGEFFNANGTKASLSDLLATAKSYDYILIGETHNVACDHIVQAKIIAALAESGMRFTVGMEMFAQEKQPQLDAVNNGKVSLAEFPTKVDWKDAWGFSYSLYEPIIEEIYAHKIELYALNFPFEIAKKIGDDGMESLTPEERKYLPKNHIPSMEAQEEDLTRIHDKHVELMTEGKDDPKAAEVAKKSLAHYRKRFFLIQSMWDTGMAEQAMAIRKKTNLPIVILTGTGHVEHGWGISYRLSKLDPDAKVLLIVPWRNREPIVAERGHIQFYCPLTKQSRFGFTLRMEGDGATILDVKDKSAAHTAGFLAGDNIVKVSGMDVDSMMTLHRAGVKAAKEGKDMVFTVIRDGKECTISMPVPEHPHRK; this comes from the coding sequence ATGGGATTAGCCCACAGAATTCTTTTTTCTGTAGTAGTAATAATGGGTGGTTGCGCTTTGGCGCAACCGCCTCTTTCCCGCGCCGCCCCTGCGCCAATCGTATCTAAAGCGACTAACACCAAGCTTGTCGTTACCCCACAAGCCAGTCCCCAATTGGCTGAAGGCGAATTCTTTAACGCCAACGGAACCAAAGCCTCTCTTTCAGACCTCCTCGCTACCGCAAAATCATACGACTACATCCTCATTGGCGAAACTCATAACGTCGCCTGCGATCATATTGTTCAAGCAAAAATTATTGCTGCATTAGCAGAATCCGGAATGCGCTTTACTGTGGGCATGGAAATGTTTGCACAGGAAAAACAACCGCAGCTTGATGCCGTAAATAACGGCAAAGTCTCCCTTGCTGAATTCCCAACCAAAGTTGATTGGAAAGATGCCTGGGGTTTTTCGTATTCGCTTTATGAACCCATTATCGAAGAAATCTATGCACACAAAATAGAGCTCTATGCGCTCAATTTTCCCTTTGAGATAGCTAAAAAAATTGGTGATGATGGAATGGAGAGTCTTACGCCTGAAGAGCGCAAGTATCTGCCTAAAAATCATATTCCAAGCATGGAAGCGCAAGAAGAGGATTTAACTCGAATCCACGATAAGCATGTGGAACTGATGACAGAGGGGAAAGATGATCCCAAAGCGGCAGAGGTCGCAAAAAAATCACTCGCTCATTACCGTAAGCGCTTTTTCCTGATTCAGTCCATGTGGGATACCGGAATGGCAGAGCAGGCGATGGCCATTCGCAAGAAAACAAATTTACCAATAGTCATTCTTACTGGCACAGGGCACGTAGAACACGGTTGGGGCATTTCATACCGCCTATCCAAGCTTGATCCAGATGCCAAAGTGTTGCTTATCGTTCCATGGCGAAACAGAGAGCCGATTGTTGCAGAGAGAGGGCACATACAGTTTTATTGCCCGCTTACAAAACAGAGCAGATTTGGCTTTACCTTGCGTATGGAAGGCGATGGTGCAACAATCTTAGATGTAAAAGATAAATCTGCTGCGCACACAGCAGGGTTTCTTGCTGGCGACAATATCGTCAAAGTAAGTGGAATGGACGTCGACTCCATGATGACCCTTCACAGAGCAGGCGTAAAAGCCGCCAAAGAGGGAAAAGACATGGTCTTTACAGTAATCAGGGACGGCAAAGAGTGCACAATCTCAATGCCCGTACCGGAACACCCACACAGAAAATAA
- a CDS encoding C-GCAxxG-C-C family protein — MSTISRRQMIAGVGGVIVGGAVATALPAMAAPSNFAATAEWIPHKVDPAIGERFGYDGYYNKGYGCCYGAFYAIVGQMAEQHGAPYKDFPFHMMEVGKSGISNWATICGALLGAASAFALFYGRKERKAMVDELFRWYEQTAFPIYKPTSDIYVDKEIPTSVSNSVLCHVSVSRWSYTTGIPAKSKVRSERCGRLTGDVAKKAIEILNAKIDGKFEGLYGKQESVEYCETCHGKGKESPIAKGKQDCTPCHSGSEATENKFKDHP; from the coding sequence ATGTCTACAATTTCACGTCGTCAGATGATAGCAGGTGTTGGGGGAGTAATCGTGGGTGGCGCAGTTGCCACAGCTCTTCCTGCAATGGCAGCTCCGTCTAACTTTGCAGCTACAGCAGAGTGGATTCCACATAAAGTCGATCCTGCAATCGGCGAACGCTTCGGTTACGACGGGTACTACAATAAAGGCTACGGCTGCTGTTACGGCGCATTCTACGCTATCGTAGGCCAGATGGCTGAACAGCACGGCGCTCCATATAAAGATTTCCCATTCCATATGATGGAAGTTGGTAAATCCGGTATTTCAAACTGGGCAACCATCTGTGGCGCCCTACTCGGCGCAGCTTCCGCATTTGCGCTGTTCTACGGTCGTAAAGAACGTAAAGCCATGGTTGATGAATTGTTCCGTTGGTACGAACAAACTGCTTTCCCTATCTACAAGCCTACGAGCGATATTTATGTAGATAAAGAAATCCCGACAAGTGTAAGTAACTCTGTTCTCTGTCACGTGTCTGTTTCACGTTGGTCTTACACTACCGGCATTCCAGCTAAGTCAAAAGTTCGCTCCGAACGTTGCGGTCGCCTTACTGGTGACGTTGCTAAAAAAGCTATTGAAATTCTGAACGCAAAAATCGACGGAAAATTTGAAGGTCTTTACGGCAAACAAGAATCCGTTGAATACTGTGAAACCTGTCACGGTAAAGGCAAAGAATCCCCAATTGCCAAAGGCAAGCAGGACTGTACTCCTTGTCACTCCGGTTCAGAAGCCACCGAAAATAAATTTAAAGATCACCCATAG
- a CDS encoding mechanosensitive ion channel family protein, with translation MSRTLFYFSLLAALLTLQLTTTAVAESTAFQKSRNNITAKTSGPLSPPDTTSPQATLRSFMVNTTRAYQLMKQAYALDMESDNLFTHTPQVTALSDRAMLYFEKAIKCVNFSEIPASYRAEFSYEAVIQLKEVIDRIKLPRMGAVPDSDDMMELDYWRVPGTSFEIQYVKEGDRSGEYLFNPESVRNIEALYNRAKYLPYIKKTTEGFYRFYSSTPGRLVPPKWFSYIPKPLSAELYHEQTIFQWVTFFLSILFFIFLSIISFKLTRRRNLKKYPITNELLHLVLPLQLVISCLLLAYIFDDIINLTGRFLVLSVGVLQIVQWLSAAWGILILGRVVAESILATPSIDPRGIDASLVNTVTNLTCIFLAVCVLFYGGTKLGIPLIPVVTGFGVIGLAISLAARPTIENVIGGLTLFADKPVRIGDFCMFGKTRGKVLHIGLRSTRIRASDRTIMSIPNAEFSHLQLINLTHRDKFKLDLDIGLSYVTTSTQLRWIITKLYEMLYAHPEISRKPLLWVRFVNFNSYSKDINIRAYINTTRLSHFYRIQEDVLFRIGEIIEEGGAAFAYPTSSTYLHTVDEDLTEPSNLANELEEFSNETQFPFPDFPADRIDQINNKLKYPPEAEKDYSGLPLRTNDKDTKEDKTAKEDKHGKPYTE, from the coding sequence ATGTCTCGTACACTTTTTTATTTCAGCCTACTCGCCGCGCTGTTAACGCTTCAGCTCACGACTACAGCGGTTGCAGAATCGACCGCATTCCAAAAGTCACGTAATAACATTACTGCCAAGACCTCTGGTCCTCTGTCGCCACCGGACACAACCAGTCCGCAGGCGACGCTTCGCAGTTTCATGGTTAATACAACCCGTGCGTACCAGCTTATGAAGCAGGCTTATGCGCTGGATATGGAATCTGACAATTTATTCACACACACTCCGCAGGTAACTGCACTGTCAGATCGCGCAATGCTCTATTTCGAAAAAGCAATCAAATGCGTTAACTTCAGCGAAATACCCGCCAGCTATCGAGCCGAATTTTCTTACGAAGCCGTAATCCAGCTTAAAGAAGTCATAGATAGAATAAAACTACCGCGCATGGGGGCAGTACCAGATAGTGACGACATGATGGAGCTCGATTACTGGCGCGTTCCGGGCACATCATTCGAAATCCAATACGTAAAAGAAGGTGACCGTTCTGGAGAATACCTTTTCAATCCGGAAAGCGTTCGCAATATAGAAGCACTCTACAATCGCGCCAAGTACCTCCCGTACATTAAAAAAACTACGGAAGGTTTTTACCGATTCTATAGTTCCACCCCTGGCAGGCTCGTGCCGCCTAAGTGGTTTTCTTACATTCCAAAACCACTTTCGGCCGAACTCTATCACGAGCAAACAATCTTTCAATGGGTCACTTTCTTCCTCAGCATTCTATTTTTCATATTCCTGAGCATCATCTCTTTCAAACTGACACGCAGAAGAAATCTAAAAAAATATCCCATCACCAACGAACTCCTACACCTCGTTCTCCCTCTGCAGCTCGTTATTTCATGCCTGTTACTCGCATACATTTTTGACGACATCATAAACCTTACAGGTCGTTTCCTCGTGCTCTCTGTGGGAGTCTTGCAAATCGTACAATGGCTCTCAGCCGCATGGGGTATACTCATTCTCGGGCGTGTCGTTGCAGAATCTATTCTAGCAACACCTAGTATAGATCCACGCGGAATTGATGCCAGTCTTGTAAATACCGTCACCAACCTTACTTGCATATTCCTCGCTGTGTGCGTTCTCTTCTACGGTGGCACAAAACTTGGCATCCCACTTATTCCTGTGGTCACAGGTTTTGGTGTCATCGGTCTTGCCATCTCTCTCGCTGCGCGTCCGACAATCGAAAACGTTATCGGCGGGCTCACCCTTTTTGCAGACAAACCCGTACGCATCGGAGATTTCTGCATGTTCGGTAAAACACGCGGCAAAGTCCTGCACATCGGGCTGCGATCAACCAGAATCCGCGCCAGTGACCGGACAATCATGTCTATCCCAAACGCTGAGTTCTCACATCTTCAGCTCATCAACCTCACACACCGCGACAAATTCAAGCTCGATCTCGACATCGGTCTTAGCTACGTAACGACTTCGACTCAGTTACGGTGGATCATAACGAAATTATACGAGATGCTTTACGCACACCCAGAAATCAGTAGAAAGCCACTCCTCTGGGTACGTTTTGTCAACTTCAATTCTTACTCGAAAGACATAAATATTCGCGCCTACATCAACACAACAAGGCTCAGTCATTTCTACAGAATTCAAGAAGATGTCCTATTTCGTATTGGTGAAATTATCGAAGAAGGTGGCGCAGCCTTTGCCTATCCAACAAGTTCAACCTATCTCCACACCGTTGATGAGGACCTCACAGAGCCATCCAATCTAGCAAACGAGTTAGAAGAGTTCTCGAACGAAACTCAGTTCCCATTCCCTGATTTCCCAGCTGACCGGATCGACCAAATAAACAACAAACTCAAATATCCGCCGGAAGCCGAAAAAGACTATTCAGGGCTTCCGCTACGAACCAATGATAAGGATACCAAGGAAGACAAAACCGCCAAGGAAGACAAGCATGGCAAGCCTTACACTGAGTAA